One genomic window of Salvelinus alpinus chromosome 17, SLU_Salpinus.1, whole genome shotgun sequence includes the following:
- the LOC139542684 gene encoding sodium-coupled neutral amino acid transporter 3-like, translating into MELQKLSNGHHHGFVPLENGILQAEEEEEMLPHKSDGTKKPQFTDFEGKTSFGMSVFNLSNAIMGSGILGLSYAMSNTGIVLFIILLTCIACLSSYSVHLLLKSAGVVGIRAYEQLGFRAFGHPGKIAAGVIITFHNIGAMSSYLFIVKYELPLVIQAFLGLSSNTGDWFLNGNYLIIIVSVCVILPLALMRQLGYLGYTSGFSLTCMVFFLSSVIYKKFNIPCPLVPNGSNHTTIINTTMEEEGQCEGKMFTINQETAYTIPILAFAFVCHPEVLPIYTELKNATKRRMQGIANVSIMGMFVMYLLTAIFGYLTFYVNTESELLHTYSKVDPLDTLILCVRVAVLVAVTLTVPVVLFPIRRAILQLLFPEKSFHWARHITIALCLLFVVNVLVILVPNIRDIFGIIGATTAPSLIFILPGLFYLRIVPTEQEPMKSRPKITAACFTAMGFIFMSMSLTFIIIDWTTGEKRAGGSH; encoded by the exons ATGGAACTCCAAAAGCTATCAAATGGTCACCACCATGGCTTCGTCCCTTTGGAAAATGG TATCCTGCAGgcggaagaggaagaggagatgtTACCACATAAGAGTGATGGGACCAAGAAGCCCCAGTTTACAGAT TTTGAGGGGAAAACCTCTTTCGGAATGTCCGTCTTTAACCTCAGTAACGCCATAATGGGGAGTGGAATTCTAGGACTGTCGTACGCCATGTCAAACACAGGCATTGTTCTCTTTAT AATCCTATTGACATGTATCGCCTGTCTGTCCAGCTACTCGGTTCACCTCCTGCTTAAGAGTGCTGGAGTTGTGG GTATTCGTGCGTATGAACAGCTGGGCTTCCGGGCTTTTGGACACCCAGGAAAAATAGCAGCGGGTGTCATTATAACCTTTCACAACATTGGTG CAATGTCCAGTTACCTCTTCATTGTGAAgtatgagttacctctggtcatTCAAGCCTTCCTGGGCTTGTCATCAAACACTGG AGATTGGTTCCTGAATGGGAATTACCTCATCATCATCGTCAGTGTGTGCGTCATCCTCCCACTTGCCCTGATGAGACAACTGG GGTATTTGGGTTACACCAGTGGCTTCTCCCTCACCTGCATGGTCTTTTTCCTTTCCTCG gtcATATACAAGAAGTTCAACATCCCCTGCCCCCTGGTGCCAAATGGCAGCAATCACACAACAATTATCAACACCACCATGGAAGAGGAGGGACAGTGTGAAGGCAAAATGTTCACCATAAACCAGGAG ACGGCGTATACCATCCCCATCTTGGCGTTCGCCTTTGTTTGTCACCCTGAGGTGCTTCCCATTTACACTGAACTCAAAAA CGCAACGAAGAGGCGCATGCAGGGTATTGCTAATGTGTCCATCATGGGCATGTTTGTCATGTACCTCCTCACTGCCATCTTTGGTTACCTCACCTTCTACG tGAACACGGAATCTGAGCTCCTGCACACCTACAGCAAAGTGGACCCTCTGGACACCCTgatcctgtgtgtgcgtgtggccgTGCTGGTGGCAGTCACCCTTACTGTCCCTGTGGTCCTCTTTCCT ATTCGCAGAGCCATTCTCCAGCTCCTGTTCCCAGAGAAATCATTCCACTGGGCACGCCACATCACCATTGCCCTGTGTCTCCTCTTCGTGGTCAACGTTCTTGTAATCCTTGTGCCCAATATCCGAGACATCTTTGGCATCATTG GGGCCACCACTGCACCTAGTCTGATCTTCATCCTCCCAGGATTATTCTACCTCCGCATTGTTCCCACCGAACAAGAACCAATGAAGTCAAGACCAAAGATCACG GCTGCCTGTTTTACAGCCATGGGCTTCATCTTCATGTCAATGAGTCTGACGTTCATCATCATCGATTGGACGACCGGAGAGAAACGAGCTGGAGGTAGCCATTAG